In the genome of Triticum urartu cultivar G1812 chromosome 5, Tu2.1, whole genome shotgun sequence, one region contains:
- the LOC125510788 gene encoding uncharacterized protein LOC125510788 isoform X1, with amino-acid sequence MAFVVFVMGNLFAPCTRHDHSTIDYWGAIKDAENIALFNWCKYSVNFLLEAVRKLKLEIDANITPNHLYGCHLFLQVFVLDNVELGIMNLKQTTIPRIHLFDGETLKRMILVCSARKLGKTIFIAPEARRWNAMCYTWHNYINEKHAKKKSMDHKAEGSANKYALVIHNADNIRQGDYINTDTAISNLAQTHGSNVEFSPGDYARWIQMQNPELVRQKTQSNHTSNQFFGLSTLQAASPLGWALKQHNAKCVHIANEMKRNIARENIRFTKKLLQVYSNRPNTGTPAPNASYRAAGTTKGVDGSGQHNVEAPSRLAKHIVGRRLELSSPSPTPVKYAKPVVLPTADQLSTTPTRGKNGQRQTARQTHHHLNWTSMATTKPVRLSRTMVRQLQFHLPWRQRRTQTN; translated from the exons ATGGCGTTTGTTGTCTTTGTGATGGGAAATCTGTTCGCGCCGTGCACCAGGCATGATCACTCAACCATCGACTACTGGGGCGCCATCAAGGATGCAGAAAACATCGCCCTCTTCAATTGGTGCAAATATTCAGTCAATTTTTTACTTGAAGCAGTCCGCAAACTAAAGTTAGAAATAGATGCAAACATAACACCCAACCACCTCTATGGGTGTCACCTCTTCCTGCAG GTGTTCGTACTAGACAATGTTGAACTTGGCATCATGAacttaaagcaaacaacaattccACGAATACATTTATTCGACGGGGAGACACTGAAACGGATGATCCTCGTGTGCTCAGCAAGGAAGCTAGGCAAAACCATCTTCATAGCCCCTGAG GCAAGACGTTGGAATGCCATGTGCTACACATGGCACAACTACATAAACGAGAAGCATGCCAAGAAGAAATCAATGGACCACAAGGCTGAAGGATCGGCAAACAAGTACGCACTTGTCATACACAACGCAGACAACATTCGACAGGGAGACTACATCAACACTGACACAGCCATAAGTAACCTTGCACAGACACATGGAAGCAACGTCGAATTCAGCCCCGGCGACTACGCTCGGTGGATCCAGATGCAAAACCCAGAGTTGGTGAGACAAAAAACACAGTCCAACCACACATCAAATCAATTTTTTGGTCTATCTACATTGCAGGCCGCTTCTCCATTAGGATGGGCACTGAAACAGCACAATGCCAAATGTGTGCATATCGCAAACGAAATGAAAAGGAACATTGCACGTGAGAACATTCGATTCACAAAAAAACTGCTCCAAGTTTATTCCAACAGACCCAACACGGGAACACCCGCACCCAATGCTTCTTATCGCGCTGCCGGAACAACGAAAGGTGTCGACGGCTCAG GCCAACACAATGTAGAAGCACCGAGCAGACTTGCCAAGCACATAGTGGGAAGAAGACTGGAGTTGTCATCTCCATCCCCAACTCCCGTTAAATATGCCAAACCAGTGGTCTTGCCCACCGCCGACCAATTGTCTACAACACCCACCAGGGGGAAAAACGGCCAACGACAGACAGCGCGCCAG ACGCACCACCATTTGAACTGGACATCGATGGCCACAACGAAGCCAGTACGCCTATCAAGAACGATGGTAAGGCAACTGCAATTTCACCTACCTTGGCGACAAAGACGTACTCAGACCAACTAG
- the LOC125510787 gene encoding histone-lysine N-methyltransferase, H3 lysine-9 specific SUVH4-like: protein MHMPSLHVENNSEAPPAPEYCIDAGSIGSFARFINHGCNPNLFAQCVLTNHHDVKLEKVMLFAADTVLPLQVAPNIDSCDVRNSLAIAKYVAEITTSTDRPRS from the exons ATGCATATGCCATCACTTCATGTTGAGAACAATTCCGAGGCACCACCGGCACCGGAGTACTGCATTGATGCTGGCTCCATTggaagttttgcaaggttcataAACCATGGCTGCAACCCTAACCTCTTCGCCCAATGTGTCCTAACCAATCACCACGACGTCAAGCTAGAAAAGGTGATGCTTTTTGCTGCCGACACGGTACTTCCACTTCAG GTAGCACCTAACATCGACAGCTGCGATGTCAGGAACTCCCTCGCAATTGCCAAATATGTCGCTGAAATTACAACTTCTACAGACAGACCAAG GAGTTGA
- the LOC125510789 gene encoding uncharacterized protein LOC125510789, translating to MNVMVFCVPLLLICLYLYSALSQSSLLGWFPVAPPSKRSRMTTDYSIANPMGVAVSELEGKRRDDRFYAKAMDSSVNDLSRVWFKHRRPYHIEMTGEQVVEEFRIENDLASKGLDSILRLGICPPASGRLIIGPDWEFKVAYTAGYWRRADVRAMFNELPPGLKCEVALVVVYLGQGWSLYAFDVLRRVLHVIDPNICKPGESKIKAKHLRNAGELLDGFIKCGDMFWGEGKVPNNGWSYCFHATCTYESTDTAMQVVHHIINFVPGQHPMNLTAGASVALKKKLLQSILTMAGNDGSLPRHVEA from the exons ATGAATGTCATGGTGTTTTGTGTTCCTCTGTTATTAATCTGTTTATATTTGTATTCAGCCCTCTCACAGAGCAGTTTGCTTGGGTGGTTTCCTGTGGCTCCACCAAGTAAACGCTCAAGGATGACGACTGACTACTCGATTGCAAACCCGATGGGGGTAGCTGTTTCTGAGCTGGAGGGGAAGAGAAGAGATGATCGTTTCTATGCGAAGGCCATGGATTCATCGGTTAATGATTTGTCTAG GGTCTGGTTCAAGCATCGGCGCCCATATCACATTGAGATGACTGGTGAGCAGGTGGTGGAAGAGTTTCGCATCGAAAATGATCTTGCAAGTAAAGGTCTTGACTCAATTCTTCGTTTGGGGATCTGCCCGCCCGCATCAGGGAGGCTGATCATTGGTCCTGATTGGGAG TTTAAAGTTGCATACACTGCTGGGTACTGGAGGAGGGCAGATGTCCGTGCGATGTTTAATGAACTACCGCCGGGGCTTAAGTGCGAAGTG GCCCTGGTGGTGGTGTACCTTGGTCAAGGATGGAGTCTATATGCCTTTGACGTTCTCCGCAGGGTTCTTCATGTGATTGATCCGAACATTTGCAAGCCTGGTGAGAGCAAGATCAAAGCAAAACACTTGCGGAATGCGGGGGAGCTGCTAGATGGGTTCATCAAGTGTGGTGACATGTTCTGGGGCGAGGGGAAAGTGCCGAACAATGGATGGTCTTACTGTTTCCACGCTACATGTACCTATGAGAG TACGGACACGGCGATGCAGGTGGTGCACCACATCATCAACTTTGTCCCTGGACAGCATCCAATGAACTTGACTGCG GGTGCATCGGTTGCTCTCAAGAAGAAGCTCCTTCAGTCTATCCTCACGATGGCGGGTAATGATGGCAGCCTCCCACGCCATGTCGAAGCATGA
- the LOC125510788 gene encoding uncharacterized protein LOC125510788 isoform X2, with translation MAFVVFVMGNLFAPCTRHDHSTIDYWGAIKDAENIALFNWCKYSVNFLLEAVRKLKLEIDANITPNHLYGCHLFLQVFVLDNVELGIMNLKQTTIPRIHLFDGETLKRMILVCSARKLGKTIFIAPEARRWNAMCYTWHNYINEKHAKKKSMDHKAEGSANKYALVIHNADNIRQGDYINTDTAISNLAQTHGSNVEFSPGDYARWIQMQNPELAASPLGWALKQHNAKCVHIANEMKRNIARENIRFTKKLLQVYSNRPNTGTPAPNASYRAAGTTKGVDGSGQHNVEAPSRLAKHIVGRRLELSSPSPTPVKYAKPVVLPTADQLSTTPTRGKNGQRQTARQTHHHLNWTSMATTKPVRLSRTMVRQLQFHLPWRQRRTQTN, from the exons ATGGCGTTTGTTGTCTTTGTGATGGGAAATCTGTTCGCGCCGTGCACCAGGCATGATCACTCAACCATCGACTACTGGGGCGCCATCAAGGATGCAGAAAACATCGCCCTCTTCAATTGGTGCAAATATTCAGTCAATTTTTTACTTGAAGCAGTCCGCAAACTAAAGTTAGAAATAGATGCAAACATAACACCCAACCACCTCTATGGGTGTCACCTCTTCCTGCAG GTGTTCGTACTAGACAATGTTGAACTTGGCATCATGAacttaaagcaaacaacaattccACGAATACATTTATTCGACGGGGAGACACTGAAACGGATGATCCTCGTGTGCTCAGCAAGGAAGCTAGGCAAAACCATCTTCATAGCCCCTGAG GCAAGACGTTGGAATGCCATGTGCTACACATGGCACAACTACATAAACGAGAAGCATGCCAAGAAGAAATCAATGGACCACAAGGCTGAAGGATCGGCAAACAAGTACGCACTTGTCATACACAACGCAGACAACATTCGACAGGGAGACTACATCAACACTGACACAGCCATAAGTAACCTTGCACAGACACATGGAAGCAACGTCGAATTCAGCCCCGGCGACTACGCTCGGTGGATCCAGATGCAAAACCCAGAGTTG GCCGCTTCTCCATTAGGATGGGCACTGAAACAGCACAATGCCAAATGTGTGCATATCGCAAACGAAATGAAAAGGAACATTGCACGTGAGAACATTCGATTCACAAAAAAACTGCTCCAAGTTTATTCCAACAGACCCAACACGGGAACACCCGCACCCAATGCTTCTTATCGCGCTGCCGGAACAACGAAAGGTGTCGACGGCTCAG GCCAACACAATGTAGAAGCACCGAGCAGACTTGCCAAGCACATAGTGGGAAGAAGACTGGAGTTGTCATCTCCATCCCCAACTCCCGTTAAATATGCCAAACCAGTGGTCTTGCCCACCGCCGACCAATTGTCTACAACACCCACCAGGGGGAAAAACGGCCAACGACAGACAGCGCGCCAG ACGCACCACCATTTGAACTGGACATCGATGGCCACAACGAAGCCAGTACGCCTATCAAGAACGATGGTAAGGCAACTGCAATTTCACCTACCTTGGCGACAAAGACGTACTCAGACCAACTAG